The following proteins come from a genomic window of Chryseobacterium glaciei:
- a CDS encoding glycoside hydrolase 43 family protein — translation MKTKNILNILSITVFSIASNYLNAQEKNYVSEVWTSDQGKNFRNPVLYADYSDPDAIRVGDDYYMTASSFNEAPGLPILHSKDMVNWKLVNYALPDVLPSEHFSTPKRGDGVWAPSIRFHKGEFYIYWGDPDFGIYMIKTKDPLGVWEKPVLVMEGKGLIDSCPFWDEDGQAYLVHGWAGSRAGVKSILSLNKMNPEGTKVLDKGIHVFDGHDAHPTVEGPKMYKRNGYYYIFAPAGGVATGWQLVLRSKNIYGPYEEKVVLEQGSTKINGPHQGAWVDTPSGEDWFYHFQDVDAGGRIVHLQPMKWEKDWPVIGIDNNKNGIGEPVLTYKKPNVGQSYPIVTPPETDEFDGEKLGIQWQWSANENIVWSSKLPGQKFLRLFSMKVPEGEKNLWNVPNLLTQKFPAPNFAASTKVKLTPEDAKEGKTAGLLVMGLDHESIVITNKPDGSYLQLKRAEKADKGGEEKVLFETKLKGNEAYLKVNVNEPKGLCQFSYSENGKNFTKVGDVFQAKPGKWIGAKVGLYSVSTTKAPRGGYADFDWFRITKN, via the coding sequence ATGAAGACAAAAAACATTTTAAATATACTTTCAATCACAGTTTTTTCTATTGCATCAAATTATTTGAACGCACAGGAAAAGAATTACGTATCCGAAGTTTGGACTTCAGATCAGGGAAAAAATTTCAGAAATCCTGTTTTGTATGCAGACTATTCCGATCCAGACGCAATTCGTGTCGGTGACGATTATTATATGACGGCTTCGAGTTTCAATGAAGCGCCGGGATTGCCCATTCTTCATTCAAAAGATATGGTGAACTGGAAATTAGTGAATTACGCACTTCCGGATGTTCTTCCAAGCGAACATTTTTCTACCCCAAAAAGAGGTGACGGAGTTTGGGCGCCGAGTATTAGATTTCATAAAGGTGAATTCTATATTTATTGGGGCGATCCCGATTTCGGAATTTATATGATTAAAACCAAAGACCCGTTGGGAGTTTGGGAAAAACCTGTTTTGGTGATGGAAGGTAAAGGACTGATTGATTCTTGTCCGTTTTGGGACGAAGATGGACAAGCTTATTTGGTTCATGGTTGGGCGGGAAGCCGTGCTGGAGTGAAAAGTATTTTAAGTCTTAATAAAATGAATCCTGAAGGAACAAAAGTCTTGGATAAAGGTATTCATGTTTTCGACGGTCACGATGCACATCCAACCGTTGAAGGTCCTAAAATGTATAAAAGAAACGGCTATTACTACATTTTTGCTCCCGCCGGCGGCGTTGCTACAGGTTGGCAATTGGTGTTAAGATCAAAAAATATTTACGGTCCTTATGAAGAGAAAGTTGTGCTGGAACAAGGTTCAACAAAAATCAACGGACCTCATCAGGGAGCTTGGGTAGATACGCCTTCGGGAGAAGATTGGTTTTACCATTTTCAGGATGTAGATGCAGGTGGAAGAATCGTTCACTTACAGCCGATGAAGTGGGAAAAAGACTGGCCTGTCATCGGAATCGATAATAATAAAAATGGAATCGGCGAACCGGTTTTAACCTATAAAAAACCAAACGTCGGGCAATCCTACCCTATCGTTACTCCGCCAGAAACAGATGAATTTGATGGTGAGAAATTAGGAATTCAATGGCAATGGAGCGCGAACGAAAATATCGTTTGGTCATCCAAACTTCCTGGACAAAAATTTTTAAGATTATTCTCAATGAAAGTTCCTGAAGGCGAAAAAAACCTTTGGAATGTCCCGAATTTATTAACCCAAAAATTCCCAGCTCCAAACTTTGCAGCTTCCACAAAGGTTAAATTAACTCCAGAAGATGCCAAAGAAGGAAAAACCGCAGGACTTTTAGTGATGGGATTAGATCATGAATCAATTGTAATTACCAATAAACCCGACGGATCTTATTTACAATTAAAAAGAGCCGAAAAAGCTGACAAAGGCGGTGAAGAAAAGGTTTTATTTGAAACCAAATTAAAAGGAAACGAAGCTTATTTAAAAGTAAACGTGAACGAGCCAAAAGGTTTGTGCCAATTCAGCTACAGCGAAAACGGGAAAAATTTCACAAAAGTAGGTGACGTTTTCCAAGCAAAACCAGGAAAATGGATTGGAGCTAAAGTTGGTTTATACAGCGTAAGCACAACCAAAGCACCTCGCGGAGGATATGCGGATTTTGATTGGTTTAGAATTACTAAAAATTAA
- a CDS encoding pectinesterase family protein — MKKIFLIFFISITQFLFAENESYIKITVAKDGSGDFTSIQKAINSIRDLGPAEALIFIKSGTYNEKIVIPSSKHKITLEGENKDNTIITNNDFSGKLDSFNEKMTTFNSYTLLVMGDDIKISNLTIQNSSCNEGQAVSLHVEGDRFIIKNSKILGCQDTIYSATNHSRQYFENCYIEGTTDFIFGQATVVFKNCTIKSLADSYITAAATESDRQYGFVFFNCQLTAKEGITKVYLGRPWRPYAKTVFINTEMGKHILPEGWNPWKGDKMFPDKEKTAYYAEFGSKSDGGNTTNRVNWSHQLTKKDLKNYTLEKIFNDWKPEHN, encoded by the coding sequence ATGAAAAAAATATTTTTAATTTTCTTCATTTCAATAACTCAATTTCTCTTTGCAGAAAATGAATCGTACATCAAAATTACCGTTGCAAAAGACGGAAGCGGAGATTTTACATCCATTCAAAAAGCGATAAATTCAATTCGAGATTTAGGTCCGGCAGAGGCATTGATTTTTATTAAATCCGGAACTTATAATGAAAAAATCGTCATCCCATCTTCAAAACATAAAATCACGTTAGAAGGTGAAAATAAAGATAATACCATCATTACTAATAATGATTTTTCAGGAAAACTGGATTCATTTAATGAAAAAATGACAACGTTCAATTCCTACACTTTGTTGGTGATGGGTGATGATATTAAAATCAGTAATCTTACCATTCAAAACAGTTCTTGTAACGAAGGACAGGCAGTTTCACTTCATGTGGAAGGAGATCGTTTTATCATTAAAAATTCAAAAATTCTGGGTTGTCAGGACACTATTTATTCAGCAACTAATCACAGCAGACAATATTTTGAAAACTGTTATATTGAAGGAACAACTGATTTTATTTTCGGACAGGCAACGGTTGTTTTTAAAAATTGTACTATTAAAAGTTTAGCCGATTCTTACATCACCGCAGCCGCAACGGAATCTGACAGACAATATGGTTTTGTCTTTTTTAACTGTCAATTAACAGCAAAAGAAGGCATCACAAAAGTCTACTTGGGAAGACCTTGGCGACCTTATGCCAAAACGGTTTTCATCAATACAGAAATGGGAAAACACATCCTTCCCGAAGGCTGGAATCCTTGGAAAGGTGATAAAATGTTTCCTGATAAAGAAAAGACCGCTTATTATGCAGAGTTCGGAAGTAAAAGCGATGGCGGAAATACTACAAACCGAGTAAATTGGTCGCATCAATTGACAAAAAAAGACTTGAAAAATTATACATTAGAAAAAATTTTTAATGATTGGAAACCTGAACATAATTAA
- a CDS encoding rhamnogalacturonan acetylesterase, whose protein sequence is MKKLTVLFLFLSVLTFAQKPTLFLIGDSTMANKENPDKNPEHGWGQVLPQFFTAGIEIQNHAMNGRSSKSFRTEGRWDKVDKQLKKGDFVIIQFGHNDQKLKDSTKFTNPYTQYRANLERYVNETRAKGATPILMTSIVRRNFNENGVLIDTHKEYPLVVRMVANDLKVPFVDLQLLTEQLEVSYGPENSKKLHLHYKEGEDPYYPKGKDDDTHLSTLGAESVAKLAVKNLKSLKIGLEKYIK, encoded by the coding sequence ATGAAAAAGCTTACTGTACTATTTTTATTTCTATCAGTACTGACATTCGCACAAAAACCCACCCTATTCCTCATTGGCGATTCAACCATGGCAAATAAGGAAAATCCAGACAAAAATCCAGAACATGGATGGGGACAGGTTTTACCACAGTTCTTCACAGCAGGAATTGAAATCCAGAATCATGCGATGAATGGAAGGAGTTCAAAAAGTTTCAGAACGGAGGGACGATGGGATAAAGTTGACAAACAACTTAAAAAAGGAGATTTCGTGATTATCCAGTTTGGGCATAATGATCAGAAATTGAAAGATTCTACAAAATTTACCAATCCCTATACTCAATACAGAGCCAATTTGGAAAGATATGTGAATGAAACCAGAGCAAAAGGAGCAACACCAATTCTGATGACTTCTATTGTAAGAAGAAATTTCAATGAAAATGGAGTTCTAATTGATACTCATAAAGAATACCCTTTGGTCGTAAGAATGGTTGCGAATGATCTGAAAGTTCCTTTTGTAGATTTGCAATTGCTGACAGAGCAACTTGAAGTTTCTTACGGTCCGGAAAATTCAAAAAAATTACACCTGCATTACAAAGAAGGCGAAGATCCATACTATCCAAAAGGAAAAGATGACGACACACATTTATCAACACTTGGAGCAGAATCTGTTGCAAAATTGGCAGTGAAAAATTTGAAGAGCTTGAAAATTGGATTGGAGAAATATATTAAATAG
- a CDS encoding pectinesterase family protein has protein sequence MKASTFHKNFILFSVFSVLILSLLSFKANDKTIVVSKDGKGNFTTIQQAVDAVENGTSARTKILIKAGVYKEKITIPDTKGAILMEGENPENTIITYDDFASKKNSEGKDIGTTGSSTIFIYSNDFIAKNISFENSSGRVGQAVAVLTAGDRIIFENCKFLGNQDTLYLKGAQDLTDKTKPSRNYFKNCYIEGTTDYIFGAGTAVFEDCTIYSKETASYVTAASTPQENEFGFVFIKSKIIGNAKENSVYLGRPWRPFAKTVYIDCEINSTIKPEGWHNWSKPDAEKTTFYAESNSKGTGANISKRVSWSHQLTKEGRKKYTTENILKGKDNWNTKKSLK, from the coding sequence ATGAAAGCTTCCACTTTTCATAAAAATTTTATTCTGTTTTCTGTTTTTTCTGTATTAATTTTAAGTCTTCTTTCTTTCAAAGCTAATGATAAAACAATCGTGGTTTCGAAAGACGGAAAAGGCAACTTCACCACAATACAACAAGCCGTTGACGCGGTCGAAAACGGAACTTCAGCAAGAACAAAAATTTTAATTAAAGCAGGAGTTTACAAAGAAAAAATTACAATTCCAGATACGAAAGGAGCGATTTTGATGGAAGGAGAAAATCCTGAAAACACAATCATCACTTACGACGATTTTGCTTCAAAAAAGAATTCGGAAGGAAAAGATATCGGAACAACAGGTTCTTCTACTATTTTTATTTATTCAAACGATTTTATAGCAAAAAATATTTCGTTTGAAAACAGCTCAGGAAGAGTTGGACAAGCAGTTGCTGTCTTGACTGCAGGCGACAGAATCATTTTTGAAAACTGTAAATTCTTAGGAAATCAAGACACTTTATATTTAAAAGGAGCTCAGGATTTAACGGATAAAACAAAACCTTCAAGAAATTATTTCAAAAACTGTTATATCGAAGGTACAACCGACTATATCTTCGGAGCCGGAACTGCCGTTTTTGAAGACTGTACAATTTACTCTAAAGAAACAGCAAGTTACGTCACAGCAGCTTCTACTCCACAGGAAAACGAGTTTGGATTTGTTTTTATTAAATCTAAAATTATCGGAAATGCTAAAGAAAATTCAGTCTATTTAGGAAGACCTTGGCGACCTTTTGCCAAAACAGTTTACATCGATTGCGAAATCAATTCAACCATAAAACCAGAAGGTTGGCACAACTGGAGCAAACCTGATGCAGAAAAAACAACTTTCTATGCAGAATCTAATTCTAAAGGAACAGGAGCAAATATCTCTAAAAGAGTTTCTTGGTCACACCAATTAACCAAAGAAGGAAGAAAAAAATACACTACAGAAAATATTCTCAAAGGAAAAGACAACTGGAACACGAAAAAAAGTTTAAAATAA
- a CDS encoding alpha/beta hydrolase, producing MNFSKKLTYISIFWLGGTLAFGQVPRPNATPYTNEATYEKFKKKYSFITPIDRPVPQNIGVDKDVEYTNINGLSLKADVYYPLDKSKKYPGIAMVHGGGWVSGSKENEKFMAMELASKGYVVIAIGYRLADVAKYPAGVEDIETGIQWLKKNHSTYSLNKKKMVVLGESAGAQIATLVGVKKKNKLQAIVNIDGVVSFVHEESGKEGTYDAYWLGYPQKDNPKIWKEASPLEYVDKNTPPTLFINSSQPRFHAGRDDMMKKLKSYNIQTEFHEIKDSPHSFWSAEPWFTETLNLTVDFLDKVLK from the coding sequence ATGAATTTTAGCAAAAAACTTACTTATATTTCTATTTTTTGGTTAGGAGGCACATTAGCATTCGGTCAAGTTCCACGACCGAATGCTACTCCTTACACCAATGAAGCGACGTATGAAAAATTTAAGAAAAAATATTCTTTCATCACGCCTATCGACCGACCTGTTCCACAAAACATTGGAGTTGACAAAGATGTAGAATACACCAACATTAACGGACTTTCGTTAAAAGCTGATGTGTATTACCCTCTTGATAAATCAAAAAAATATCCGGGAATCGCAATGGTTCACGGTGGTGGCTGGGTTTCTGGAAGTAAAGAAAACGAGAAATTTATGGCTATGGAATTAGCTTCAAAAGGATATGTGGTCATCGCAATCGGATATCGATTGGCTGATGTTGCAAAATATCCTGCCGGAGTTGAAGATATTGAAACGGGCATTCAGTGGTTGAAGAAAAATCACTCCACCTATTCTTTAAACAAAAAGAAAATGGTGGTTTTGGGTGAATCTGCAGGTGCTCAGATTGCCACTTTAGTCGGAGTTAAGAAAAAGAATAAATTGCAGGCTATCGTCAATATAGATGGCGTTGTTTCATTTGTTCATGAAGAATCCGGAAAAGAAGGAACTTACGACGCCTATTGGCTGGGCTATCCACAAAAGGACAATCCGAAAATCTGGAAAGAAGCTTCACCTTTGGAATATGTGGATAAAAATACACCTCCTACCCTTTTCATCAATAGTTCTCAACCTCGTTTTCATGCGGGAAGAGACGATATGATGAAAAAATTGAAGAGCTATAATATTCAGACTGAGTTTCATGAAATTAAAGATTCTCCACATTCTTTTTGGTCTGCAGAACCTTGGTTTACAGAAACGTTGAATTTAACGGTTGACTTTTTAGATAAGGTTTTGAAATAA
- a CDS encoding glycoside hydrolase family 28 protein, with the protein MKKSLKVIGLVAAMMFSGQIYAQNLDIYKNIEFKMPQVTETSFAANTVSITQYGGVAGGNVKNTEAFKKAIEDLSKKGGGKLVVPRGMWLTGPIELKSNINLHVEEGAFIVFSKDKADYPLVDVSFEGLNTIRCQSPISARNATNIAITGKGVIDGSGDAWRAIKKSKVAESEWKEIVKSGGILSADGKNWYPSESYKKGFESSSSFNVPDKISKEELTTVKDFLRPVMVSLVGCDKVLLDGPTFQNSPAWNLHPLMCTNVILRNLTVRNPWFSQNGDGVDLESCKNVLIYDNTFDVGDDAICIKSGKNEDGRKRNMPTENVIIKNNVVYHGHGGFVVGSEMSGGARNIHVSDCTFIGTDIGLRFKTTRGRGGIVENIYIKNIDMINIPTQTIGFNMFYEGASPVLEDGQKQEGNKAPEKVYPVTEETPIFRNIFFKNINAVNSYEAITLFGLAEMNLKNIVIEDSQFDTKKALTIVDADGIQLKNVKLKYSEGTGATIYNSKNINLSTVKFESTNKPVVKVLGNKTGAVLLPKEVTSDKNSLSIGTDVAKNVVK; encoded by the coding sequence ATGAAGAAGTCTCTCAAAGTTATCGGTTTAGTAGCAGCAATGATGTTTTCAGGGCAAATCTATGCTCAGAATTTAGATATTTATAAAAATATTGAGTTTAAAATGCCTCAGGTTACAGAAACTTCTTTTGCAGCCAATACAGTTTCCATCACTCAATACGGTGGTGTTGCAGGCGGAAATGTGAAAAATACAGAAGCTTTCAAAAAAGCAATCGAGGATTTAAGTAAAAAAGGAGGCGGAAAATTAGTCGTTCCCCGCGGAATGTGGCTAACAGGGCCAATCGAGCTAAAAAGCAACATTAATCTTCATGTAGAAGAAGGCGCTTTCATTGTTTTCAGTAAAGATAAAGCAGATTATCCTTTGGTTGATGTAAGTTTTGAAGGGTTAAATACCATTCGCTGCCAATCACCAATTTCAGCAAGAAATGCGACCAATATTGCGATTACAGGAAAAGGGGTTATCGACGGAAGCGGTGACGCATGGAGAGCCATCAAAAAAAGCAAAGTCGCAGAATCTGAATGGAAAGAAATCGTAAAATCAGGCGGAATTTTATCTGCTGACGGTAAAAATTGGTATCCTTCAGAAAGCTATAAAAAAGGATTTGAAAGCAGTTCGAGCTTCAATGTTCCTGATAAAATTTCTAAAGAAGAATTAACAACGGTTAAAGATTTTCTTCGTCCCGTGATGGTAAGTTTGGTTGGTTGTGACAAAGTTTTATTAGACGGCCCAACTTTCCAAAATTCTCCAGCCTGGAACCTTCACCCATTGATGTGTACGAACGTTATTTTAAGAAATCTTACGGTTAGAAATCCTTGGTTTTCTCAAAATGGTGACGGTGTAGATTTGGAATCATGTAAAAATGTTTTGATCTACGATAATACTTTCGATGTTGGTGACGATGCAATTTGTATTAAATCAGGGAAAAATGAAGACGGAAGAAAAAGAAATATGCCCACTGAAAATGTGATCATTAAAAACAATGTCGTGTACCACGGTCACGGAGGTTTTGTGGTAGGAAGCGAAATGTCTGGTGGCGCAAGAAACATCCATGTTTCCGACTGTACTTTCATCGGAACCGATATTGGCCTTCGTTTCAAAACAACCCGTGGAAGAGGTGGAATCGTTGAAAATATTTACATTAAAAATATTGATATGATTAATATTCCTACACAGACAATTGGTTTCAATATGTTCTATGAAGGCGCTTCTCCAGTTTTGGAAGACGGACAAAAACAAGAAGGGAACAAAGCACCGGAAAAAGTGTATCCAGTAACAGAAGAAACTCCGATTTTCAGAAATATTTTCTTTAAAAATATCAATGCAGTTAATTCTTATGAAGCGATTACTTTGTTTGGTTTAGCTGAAATGAATCTTAAAAATATCGTTATCGAAGATTCTCAATTTGACACAAAAAAAGCTTTAACTATCGTAGACGCAGACGGAATTCAACTGAAAAATGTTAAACTGAAATATTCTGAAGGAACGGGAGCAACAATTTACAACAGTAAAAACATCAACCTTTCAACGGTGAAATTTGAATCTACAAATAAGCCCGTGGTTAAGGTTTTAGGAAATAAAACAGGAGCAGTCCTGTTACCAAAAGAAGTCACGTCTGATAAAAATTCACTTTCTATCGGAACTGATGTAGCTAAAAATGTAGTTAAATAA
- a CDS encoding glycoside hydrolase family 88/105 protein produces the protein MNFINNKIKAYAVAILGSGMFLACAQTKSVASRPATENSKSGKIVPTNLKWSERMLLSEMNRFPESWMLDFSKSPKWTYPSAIVLDGAEQVYAKTGKKEYYNYISDFGEKLVKEDGSILTYELDKYNIDLLNSGNVLLYLYEKEKKEKYLKALKMLRSQIDGQPRTSEGGFWHKKIYPSQMWLDGLYMGQPFYAHYTKDFAKGAEATKAYDDVVLQFDLIQKHLVDKKTGLLYHAWDESKEQAWANKETGVSPNFWGRAMGWYGMAMVDVLDYLPKDHPGRAKLISYLKSYTDAIIKVQDKENGLWYQVLDKAGEKGNYTEATASSMFVYTIIKSVNNGYLPKSYKTAAKKGYDGIIKNLISVDENGVVNLNKCCAVAGLGGKPYRDGSYEYYVNEEIRSNDAKGTGPFILASIEFEK, from the coding sequence ATGAATTTCATAAATAATAAAATAAAAGCATACGCAGTCGCAATTTTAGGTTCAGGAATGTTCCTTGCATGCGCTCAAACTAAATCTGTAGCATCAAGACCTGCAACAGAAAATTCAAAATCAGGAAAAATAGTTCCAACCAATTTGAAATGGTCTGAAAGAATGCTACTTTCCGAAATGAACCGTTTCCCGGAATCGTGGATGCTTGATTTCAGTAAAAGTCCAAAATGGACCTATCCATCAGCAATTGTTTTAGATGGAGCTGAACAGGTTTATGCAAAAACAGGCAAAAAAGAATATTACAATTATATCAGTGACTTTGGAGAAAAACTGGTCAAAGAAGATGGTAGCATCCTTACCTACGAGTTAGATAAATATAACATCGACCTTCTAAACAGCGGAAATGTACTTCTTTATCTTTACGAAAAAGAGAAAAAAGAAAAGTATCTAAAAGCGTTGAAAATGCTTCGTTCTCAGATTGATGGACAGCCAAGAACATCGGAAGGCGGTTTCTGGCACAAAAAGATCTATCCAAGTCAAATGTGGCTGGATGGTTTATACATGGGACAACCATTTTACGCTCATTACACCAAAGATTTTGCAAAAGGTGCAGAAGCAACAAAAGCTTATGATGATGTTGTTTTGCAGTTTGATTTAATTCAAAAACATTTGGTAGACAAAAAAACAGGATTGCTGTATCACGCTTGGGACGAAAGCAAAGAGCAGGCTTGGGCAAACAAAGAAACCGGAGTTTCTCCAAATTTTTGGGGAAGAGCAATGGGTTGGTACGGAATGGCAATGGTAGACGTCTTAGATTATTTACCGAAAGACCATCCTGGAAGAGCAAAATTAATTTCTTACTTAAAATCTTACACAGACGCCATAATAAAAGTTCAGGATAAAGAAAACGGACTTTGGTATCAGGTTTTGGATAAAGCAGGAGAAAAAGGAAATTACACGGAAGCTACCGCATCATCAATGTTTGTCTACACGATCATTAAATCTGTCAACAACGGTTATCTTCCAAAATCTTATAAAACTGCTGCCAAAAAAGGCTATGACGGAATCATCAAAAATCTTATTTCTGTAGACGAAAATGGTGTAGTTAATTTAAATAAATGCTGTGCAGTCGCAGGATTAGGAGGAAAACCTTACAGAGATGGTTCTTACGAATATTATGTAAATGAAGAAATCCGTTCCAACGATGCAAAAGGAACAGGACCATTTATCTTGGCGAGTATAGAATTTGAAAAATAA
- a CDS encoding pectate lyase family protein, producing MKNHFTKLFTLGILCGISTWANAQEVLSFPDAEGFGRYTTGGRGGKVYFVTKLTDDGSEGTLRYALDQKGARYITFKTSGTIYLESPLKIKEGDVTIAGQTAPGDGITVANYETFVGADNVVIRYMRFRMGDQKNFEGDALGARFIKNLIVDHCSMSWSTDETVSIYVNENTTLQWCVIAESLRNSAHQKGAHGYGGIAGGKFASFHHNIYAHHDSRNPRLGEYAGSKFALTDLTDFRNNVIYNWGHNNVYGGEGMNVNIINNYYKPGPATMTKQRIVAIDKNEKPETEVYNVWGKYYINGNVVEGNPEVTQDNWTEGVFSQMKPSYNLTDKDKNAIKINQPHDIQNNVKTQSAKEAYEKILQIGGASLVRDAVDLHVLKDVKNGSFTYKGSKGSTNGIIDSQKDVGGFPNLKQGTPLPDSDNDGMPDEWEIKHQLNPKVANANGRDLDKNYDNIEVYFNDIVKKITERQF from the coding sequence ATGAAAAACCACTTCACAAAACTATTCACATTAGGAATTTTATGCGGCATTTCTACCTGGGCGAATGCTCAGGAGGTGTTGAGTTTTCCAGACGCTGAAGGTTTCGGGAGATACACAACCGGCGGACGTGGCGGAAAGGTGTATTTTGTAACGAAATTGACAGATGACGGTTCAGAAGGGACTTTGAGATATGCTTTAGACCAAAAAGGTGCGAGATATATTACTTTTAAAACAAGCGGAACGATCTATTTAGAATCTCCATTAAAAATAAAAGAAGGCGACGTTACCATTGCCGGACAAACCGCTCCCGGAGACGGAATTACCGTTGCCAATTACGAAACTTTCGTTGGCGCAGACAATGTGGTTATACGTTACATGCGATTCAGAATGGGTGATCAGAAAAATTTTGAAGGGGATGCCTTGGGCGCAAGATTTATCAAAAATCTAATCGTTGATCACTGCTCGATGAGTTGGTCAACAGACGAGACAGTTTCCATTTATGTCAACGAAAATACAACACTTCAATGGTGCGTAATTGCAGAAAGTCTGAGAAATTCTGCTCACCAAAAAGGCGCTCACGGATACGGTGGAATTGCAGGCGGAAAATTTGCCTCTTTTCATCATAATATTTACGCTCATCACGACAGCAGAAATCCGAGATTGGGAGAATATGCAGGAAGTAAATTTGCCCTGACCGACCTGACCGATTTTAGAAATAATGTCATTTACAATTGGGGACACAACAATGTTTACGGAGGTGAAGGAATGAATGTGAATATCATCAATAATTACTATAAACCCGGCCCTGCAACAATGACAAAACAACGAATTGTTGCTATCGATAAAAATGAAAAACCGGAAACCGAAGTTTACAACGTCTGGGGGAAATATTACATCAACGGAAATGTTGTGGAAGGAAATCCTGAAGTCACACAAGACAATTGGACGGAAGGAGTTTTCAGTCAGATGAAGCCATCTTACAACTTGACGGATAAAGATAAAAATGCTATAAAAATCAACCAGCCCCACGATATTCAGAATAATGTAAAAACACAGTCTGCAAAAGAAGCTTACGAGAAAATTTTACAGATCGGTGGTGCAAGTTTGGTGAGAGATGCAGTGGATTTACATGTTTTGAAAGATGTCAAAAACGGAAGTTTCACTTATAAAGGTTCAAAAGGAAGTACCAACGGAATCATTGATTCTCAAAAAGATGTCGGCGGATTTCCAAACCTGAAACAAGGAACGCCTCTACCCGATTCAGACAACGACGGAATGCCTGATGAATGGGAAATTAAGCATCAATTAAATCCAAAAGTGGCCAACGCCAACGGAAGAGATTTAGATAAAAACTACGATAATATTGAAGTGTATTTTAATGACATAGTTAAAAAAATAACCGAAAGACAATTCTAA
- a CDS encoding rhamnogalacturonan acetylesterase, translating into MTKKIYKIVSFLFVVLLLSACQAQTHSQKSTVKHNKKVTHIYLIGDSTMADYTGNYEPGKDYMKVRYPITGWGQVFQPFFVKDSLVSLKPAITTDSVEVIDRAHGGRSTRTFFQEGRWRYVYENLQPNDYVIMQFGHNDGSEKHTERYVNIEGYKEFLRLFVTQARQKGGNPIILTPVARNYPWKDGKLENVHGEYAQAPIDIAKEMNVPYIDLNKLSMEYFTKKGQDFTTNHYFMNLPENVYEAYPKGQKDNTHFQPEGAKAVASIVYQEFKKVIKTQKK; encoded by the coding sequence ATGACAAAAAAAATATACAAGATCGTTTCATTTTTATTCGTTGTTTTGCTTTTATCAGCATGCCAAGCACAAACTCATAGTCAAAAGTCAACGGTAAAACACAATAAAAAAGTTACGCACATCTACCTCATCGGAGACTCCACAATGGCAGACTATACGGGAAATTACGAGCCCGGAAAAGACTATATGAAAGTCCGTTATCCAATTACAGGTTGGGGACAGGTTTTTCAGCCGTTTTTTGTGAAAGACAGTTTAGTTTCTCTAAAACCAGCCATTACAACAGATTCTGTCGAAGTGATCGACAGAGCTCACGGCGGAAGAAGTACAAGAACATTTTTTCAGGAAGGAAGATGGAGATATGTGTATGAAAATTTGCAGCCAAACGATTATGTCATCATGCAATTTGGTCATAATGACGGCTCAGAAAAACATACAGAACGTTATGTAAATATTGAAGGTTATAAAGAATTTTTAAGGCTATTTGTAACTCAAGCAAGACAAAAAGGTGGAAACCCTATCATATTAACTCCAGTTGCAAGAAATTATCCTTGGAAAGACGGAAAATTAGAAAATGTACACGGAGAATACGCCCAGGCTCCAATTGATATCGCCAAAGAAATGAATGTTCCCTACATTGATTTAAACAAATTATCAATGGAATATTTTACAAAAAAAGGACAGGATTTTACTACAAATCATTATTTCATGAATCTTCCGGAGAATGTTTATGAAGCCTATCCGAAAGGGCAAAAAGATAACACTCATTTTCAGCCTGAAGGTGCAAAAGCAGTGGCGTCAATTGTTTATCAAGAATTTAAAAAAGTAATTAAAACTCAAAAAAAATAA